A window from Butyricicoccus intestinisimiae encodes these proteins:
- the spo0A gene encoding sporulation transcription factor Spo0A, whose translation MENTIRVLIADEDKEFCAMLRETFCIDERMEIIGTYGDGNGLAQRILQDAPDVVLMDLVLPGVDGLTVLHELNEAEPAKMPVIFVVSSFASQETTEECNALGVSFYLRKPVDLQALAQRVCRYGGQRNYVRSAAVRIPNEELEIEMRVTDIIHQIGVPAHIKGYQYLREAIIMTIHDMEVINAITKVLYPTVAKKFKTTSSRVERAIRHAIEVAWDRGDVDTLQEYFGFTVSGAKGKPTNSEFISMVADRLRLELKIG comes from the coding sequence ATGGAGAATACGATTCGTGTATTGATTGCGGATGAAGATAAGGAGTTTTGCGCGATGCTGCGCGAAACGTTCTGTATTGATGAACGCATGGAGATTATTGGAACATACGGAGATGGAAACGGATTGGCGCAGCGCATTTTGCAGGATGCGCCGGATGTCGTGCTGATGGATCTGGTTTTGCCGGGGGTGGACGGTCTGACCGTTTTGCATGAACTGAACGAGGCAGAACCGGCGAAAATGCCCGTCATTTTTGTGGTGAGCAGCTTTGCATCACAGGAGACGACGGAAGAATGCAATGCACTGGGCGTCAGCTTTTATCTGCGCAAGCCGGTAGATTTACAAGCGCTGGCACAGCGCGTGTGCCGCTATGGCGGGCAGAGAAACTATGTGCGCTCGGCTGCGGTGCGCATCCCGAATGAAGAGCTGGAAATTGAAATGCGCGTGACGGATATCATCCATCAAATCGGTGTACCGGCACATATCAAAGGGTATCAGTATTTGCGCGAAGCAATTATTATGACCATTCACGACATGGAGGTAATCAATGCGATTACAAAGGTATTATACCCGACTGTCGCGAAAAAATTCAAAACAACATCCTCCCGTGTGGAACGCGCCATTCGCCATGCGATTGAAGTGGCATGGGATCGCGGTGATGTGGACACCTTGCAGGAGTATTTTGGCTTTACAGTGTCAGGCGCAAAGGGAAAACCGACAAACAGTGAATTTATCTCTATGGTCGCAGACCGTCTGCGGCTGGAACTCAAAATCGGATGA
- the spoIVB gene encoding SpoIVB peptidase produces MNRIRTCWSGVLAAVLLLSCTAQAADLIALGVPAGVRMTAEGVVISGMSELDTPAGAVSPGQAAGLETGDILQEADGVVIDSSETLADIVRNSGGYPIQLAGLRGDTKISAAVQPVQTTSDGAYQIGLLIRDSMAGIGTLTYVDPKNGTFGALGHPVTDVDSGARLPLETGSIIPAQVIRVEMGTAGKPGELIGTYDFSTQLGQLDDNTACGIFGTLTNRSLYAGQPVLSTAEAEEVHTGEAEILTCVSGSQPKRYAVAIEKIAPHAADSRNLSLRVTDQALLEQTGGIVPGMSGSPILQDGKIVGAVTHVLVNHPNRGYGILIGNMLEAAG; encoded by the coding sequence ATGAACAGAATCAGAACGTGTTGGAGCGGTGTACTGGCAGCTGTTTTGCTGCTCTCGTGCACCGCACAGGCGGCGGATCTCATTGCGCTGGGCGTTCCGGCGGGTGTGCGCATGACAGCGGAAGGCGTTGTGATTTCCGGCATGTCGGAGCTGGATACACCGGCGGGTGCTGTGAGTCCGGGACAAGCGGCTGGGTTGGAAACCGGTGATATTTTGCAGGAAGCGGACGGCGTAGTCATTGATTCGAGCGAAACACTGGCGGACATTGTGCGAAACAGCGGCGGGTATCCGATTCAGCTTGCGGGACTGCGCGGCGATACCAAGATTTCCGCGGCAGTACAGCCGGTGCAGACCACGTCGGACGGCGCCTATCAAATCGGATTGCTGATTCGGGACAGCATGGCGGGTATTGGTACGCTCACATATGTCGATCCGAAAAATGGGACATTTGGCGCGCTGGGACATCCGGTCACGGACGTTGATAGCGGGGCGCGGCTGCCGCTGGAAACCGGCTCGATTATTCCGGCACAGGTCATTCGTGTTGAAATGGGAACGGCAGGAAAACCGGGAGAGCTGATCGGCACGTATGACTTTTCGACACAATTGGGACAGCTGGATGATAACACGGCGTGCGGCATTTTCGGCACGCTGACAAATCGCAGCCTGTATGCGGGACAACCGGTTTTGTCTACGGCGGAAGCCGAGGAGGTGCACACGGGAGAGGCGGAAATTTTGACCTGCGTTTCCGGTTCGCAGCCCAAGCGGTATGCCGTTGCAATTGAAAAAATCGCGCCGCATGCTGCGGACAGCCGAAATCTGTCTTTGCGCGTGACGGATCAAGCGCTGCTGGAGCAGACGGGCGGCATTGTGCCGGGGATGAGCGGTTCGCCCATTCTTCAGGACGGGAAAATCGTGGGCGCTGTGACGCATGTGCTCGTCAATCACCCGAATCGGGGATATGGAATCCTCATTGGAAATATGCTGGAGGCAGCGGGATAA